Proteins co-encoded in one Haloarcula sp. DT43 genomic window:
- a CDS encoding proline racemase family protein produces MERTEFITTDTHTGGEPTRIVLDGIEDGALTGETVRDKRDRFAATADGVRALLMREPRGHADMFGAVPVPTDRADLGVFFMDTEGYLDMCGHGLIGVVTALVERGDLPASPELTVETPAGLVDVTVETADGRVRRVAFENVDSYVCETVTVDRDGGPAEARVVYAGNYFAVVDADSLGVTLDDAAECIEPALALRRAVNDAAPTDPTTGEPAPVAAVELTAGDGRSCVVFADGSVDRSPCGTGTCARLTLHHADGDLAVGERIEVTGPVGSTFEGYIADTRVEDGVTVTSPVVSGTAHVTGEHTFYRDGNDTLGSFTIG; encoded by the coding sequence ATGGAACGAACGGAGTTCATCACGACTGACACGCACACTGGCGGGGAGCCGACCCGCATCGTGCTCGACGGCATCGAGGACGGCGCACTCACCGGCGAGACCGTCCGGGACAAACGCGACCGGTTCGCGGCCACGGCCGACGGGGTCCGGGCGCTGCTGATGCGGGAACCGCGCGGCCACGCGGATATGTTCGGGGCGGTCCCGGTCCCGACCGACCGGGCCGACCTCGGCGTCTTCTTCATGGACACGGAGGGGTACCTGGACATGTGCGGCCACGGCCTCATCGGGGTCGTGACCGCGCTCGTCGAACGGGGCGACCTCCCGGCGTCGCCCGAACTGACCGTCGAGACCCCGGCCGGGCTGGTCGACGTGACAGTCGAGACAGCCGACGGGCGCGTCCGCCGGGTCGCCTTCGAGAACGTCGACAGCTACGTCTGTGAGACGGTCACCGTCGACCGCGACGGCGGCCCGGCCGAGGCACGAGTCGTCTACGCGGGCAACTACTTCGCCGTCGTCGACGCCGACAGCCTCGGCGTCACGCTGGACGACGCCGCGGAGTGCATCGAACCCGCGCTTGCCCTCCGCCGGGCGGTCAACGACGCCGCGCCCACGGACCCGACGACCGGCGAGCCGGCCCCCGTCGCGGCGGTCGAACTCACCGCCGGCGACGGCCGGAGCTGTGTGGTGTTCGCCGACGGCTCCGTCGACCGCTCCCCCTGCGGGACGGGCACGTGTGCGCGGCTGACGCTCCACCACGCCGACGGCGACCTCGCTGTCGGCGAGCGCATCGAAGTGACCGGGCCGGTCGGGTCGACGTTCGAGGGGTACATCGCCGACACCCGCGTCGAGGACGGCGTCACCGTCACCAGCCCCGTCGTCTCGGGGACGGCCCACGTCACGGGCGAGCACACGTTCTACCGGGACGGAAACGACACGCTCGGGAGCTTCACCATCGGTTGA